From the genome of Triticum aestivum cultivar Chinese Spring chromosome 3B, IWGSC CS RefSeq v2.1, whole genome shotgun sequence, one region includes:
- the LOC123066039 gene encoding uncharacterized protein: MEDMSTQVVSPAAAGVMSEVAVLVNALSIVIDLGPLFVLLFPTDWKEVSKFFSLKSFILSTVMNFFLASHVLFEIDEKDKHRDVLFVSVVGFCTATVFAFFLLAHRGVMKNSRWARCWMAYILLCFVIACLVLLGGIFVEFQGYGPIISVLGFLVVLVLNAATVAPVLTCKPLPDDEVTFYTVFMSFLNALDSSFFVFYAVCLGTFGRFLSLVSLMNALGALILLIGLIVTALLKGLRRLLNFIFSFGGHHRND, from the exons ATGGAGGACATGAGCACGCAGGTTGTATCTCCTGCAGCGGCTGGCGTGATGAGTGAAGTGGCTGTCCTAGTGAATGCGCTGTCTATTGTCATCGATCTTGGGCCACT CTTCGTCTTGCTTTTTCCAACTGACTGGAAGGAAGTGAGCAAGTTCTTCAGCCTCAAATCTTTCATACTTAGCACCGTGATGAACTTCTTTCTGGCTTCACATGTGCTGTTCGAGATTGATGAGAAGGACAAACATCGTGATGTCTTGTTTGTGTCTGTGGTGGGCTTTTGCACTGCTACAGTTTTCGCTTTCTTTCTTCTGGCCCATCGTGGTGTCATGAAAAACAGTCGCTGGGCACGGTGCTGG ATGGCTTATATCCTGCTGTGCTTTGTTATCGCTTGCCTTGTGCTTCTGGGTGGCATTTTTGTAGAGTTTCAGGGTTATGGCCCAATCATAAGTGTGTTGGGTTTCCTAGTGGTGCTTGTATTGAATGCTGCTACTGTGGCCCCAGTT CTGACTTGCAAGCCCTTACCTGATGACGAAGTTACGTTCTACACTGTCTTCATGTCGTTCTTGAATGCCCTTGATTCCAGCTTTTTTGTGTTTTACGCTGTCTGCCTCGGAACGTTTGGCCGCTTTCTGTCG CTAGTCAGTTTgatgaatgctttgggtgcactTATACTACTCATTGGACTGATTGTGACTGCACTACTGAAAGGGCTACGTCGACTTCTCAACTTCATTTTCAGCTTTGGTGGCCACCACAGGAACGACTGA